Proteins from a genomic interval of Eriocheir sinensis breed Jianghai 21 chromosome 20, ASM2467909v1, whole genome shotgun sequence:
- the LOC127001203 gene encoding uncharacterized protein LOC127001203 produces MWKGTLLVGFAVALQLAAAVGGAESLSFHGFLPLENIRGKQPRGDNQPNDVYSHLQPKPFLRPDEDVYYPPTLIGFGLEYGQDPEEKVYQIYSKQELEELRSKQMMKKKHGKSFNKGSHDKGIHSQEQSHGDPNAAPPPPSPIHQGQPPLPSPPSNHHHHPNEPHFQSSENHHSYGSPPPPPPPQYLKKPSFPPPHPHFG; encoded by the exons ATG TGGAAGGGAACATTGCTAGTTGGCTTCGCTGTGGCCCTCCAGTTGGCAGCGGCAGTAGGCGGAGCAGAGAGCTTGTCCTTCCACGGGTTCCTTCCCCTTGAAAATATAAG AGGCAAACAGCCCCGAGGCGACAACCAGCCCAATGACGTGTACAGCCACCTCCAGCCCAAGCCCTTCCTGAGACCCGACGAGGACGTATACTACCCCCCCACCCTCATCGGCTTCGGGCTGGAGTACGGACAAGACCCCGAGGAGAAGGTTTATCAGATCTACTCGAAGCAAGAACTTGAGGAGCTGCGGAGTAAgcaaatgatgaagaagaaacacGGCAAGAGCTTCAACAAGGGGTCCCACGACAAGGGTATTCACAGCCAAGAACAGAGCCATGGTGACCCCAatgcggctcctcctcctccttccccaatccaccagggccagcctcctcttccttctcctccgtccaaccaccaccatcaccccaacgAGCCTCATTTCCAGTCCTCTGAGAACCATCACTCCTAcggttcccctcctcctcctcctcctcctcagtacctCAAgaaaccctccttccctcctccccatcctcactTCGGCTAA